A segment of the Deltaproteobacteria bacterium genome:
AGGACAGTGCCGGACCCGGCCCACCAGAAGCCTCGCCTATGGCTTGTGAAGGCCGTGGTCGCCGTTCCGAAGACCACCAGGGCCAGGCCAAGGATGAGTAGGGCCGGAATGGCCGGATTGGCCAGGAGATTCTGGAAATACCGGCCGGACATCAGCATCATGCCCTTGCCCCCGGGTCCGGGTCCATACCCGGCCATGGTCACCAAACGGTACAGGACGAAGACCAGAAACGGCAGGGACACGGCCAGATTGACCAGAGCCGATCGCCGGAGCCGTTCGACCAGGCTTTTTTGCTCCAAGTTGTTCACCAGATACATGGCCCCCAAGGCCCGGGCCAAAAAAACCAGGAACACGCCCAAAGCGACATTGAAGGGATTCAAAGCTGCTTCAAGGCCGCGCCATGGCCCGTGCCAGGTAGCCCGGTTGTAGACGTCCAGGGAAAAGCTCGATCCTGTGAAGAACGTTCCCACGGCCGCTCCCAGAAGAAAAAGTCCGAGGCTCCCGTTGATGAACAAGAATATCTCGTAGGTTCGGGCGCCGAAGAGGTTCCCGGGCTTGGTTCGATATTCGTAGCTCACGGCCTGAATGACGAAGGTGAACAGGATGGCCATCCAAACCCAGTAAGCCCCGCCAAAACTCGTGGCGTAGAAGAGCGGGAAGGCTGCGAACATTGCCCCCCCGAACAGGACCAGGGTGGTGAAGGTCAACTCCCATTTCCGGCCCAGGGAATTGATCATTAAAGTTTTTTCAGCCTCGGACCGGGTAGCCGTCAGGAGGAGCGTCTGCCCGCCCTGGACAAAGGCCATGGCAATGAACAGGCCCCCGATGAGGGAAACTACCACCCACCACAAATACTGCAATTGCGAATGGTCGAGGTTGCCGATCATGGTCTAGTCCTCCTCGGGCCCCTTGGCGATCTGGGTACACATGATTCTGATTTCGGCCAGAAGCAGGGCCGTGAACAGGATGAGAAACATGAAGAAGGTGACCTGGACATTGGCCCGGGCGATGTTCGTCACGGCCACGCCTACGGGCAGAAGGTCCTGAATGGCCCAGGGCTGACGACCCACCTCGGCCACGATCCACCCCGCCTGGCCAGCCACAAAGGCCAGGAAGACCCCGGACAGACCAATGTAGTGCAGCCACCGGGCCCCTTCGATCCGGTCCTTGGCCGTCAGAACCAGAAAAGCCAAAAAAATTAAGGGAAAAAGACTGCCCAAAGCCACCATGACGTGGAAGCTGTAGAAAACCAGCCCCAACGGTGGAACAGCGTCCTCGGGTTTCTGCAGATGCCCGTAGCCGA
Coding sequences within it:
- the cydB gene encoding cytochrome d ubiquinol oxidase subunit II; translation: MIGNLDHSQLQYLWWVVVSLIGGLFIAMAFVQGGQTLLLTATRSEAEKTLMINSLGRKWELTFTTLVLFGGAMFAAFPLFYATSFGGAYWVWMAILFTFVIQAVSYEYRTKPGNLFGARTYEIFLFINGSLGLFLLGAAVGTFFTGSSFSLDVYNRATWHGPWRGLEAALNPFNVALGVFLVFLARALGAMYLVNNLEQKSLVERLRRSALVNLAVSLPFLVFVLYRLVTMAGYGPGPGGKGMMLMSGRYFQNLLANPAIPALLILGLALVVFGTATTAFTSHRRGFWWAGSGTVLTVLALFFLAGFNGTPFYPSTYDPRSGLTIASASSSHYTLTAMSYIALAVPLVLGYIAWVWRAMDKKPLSLGELERQDPDELY